GGGGCTAGATCTGTGCCCGGCCTGTCTCCTCCATTAGCTCCTGGGACTTTGCTCTCAATGGGGCAGACGTGgagcaccccctccacccccagcagcgGGAGCCAGGACCCCTTCGGGCAGAGGCAACACCAAAAACAGCAGCAAGGCCCAGagagccccctccccagactCCCCCGGGCCTGTGTGCTCCAGCCACGTGCACCAGGCCGCTGTCTGCGTGGGATGATGGCTCTGTGCACACGGGGCAGGGCCGCCTGCCTTCCCCTAGCCCTATTTGGAGCTGGGCGGGCCGTGGTTGagctgcagcagggagttggTGGCGTAGTTCTGGAAGAGTGGCTGGAGGAACATGCCGATGGTCCCGAAGACGCAGACAAAGACGAAGATCCACAGGAAGAGGCGGTCGATCACCATGGCCACGTATTTCCAGTCCTCGCTCACCTGGAAGGAGACGGCGTGTTCAGGATCCAGGCCACGGCCGCCCCACACACTGGACCTAGGTTCCCTCACCAGCCGTGCAAGCTGCATCAGCTGCTCTTGCCCCTGCCCATACGGCAGCATTAGGCCTGGCCAGGCTCTCCTGTCCTGCGCCGCTTTCCCCTCTTGCTATGGGTCTGGGAAGGAGCAATTTCATGCCTGAGTCATGCTCTCATTTCTATCCTTGGCCAACAGCATCGGCTTTGCAGGGAGCCTGGCTGAGACATGACAGATGGGACCTCAGCGCAGCTTGGAGGAGGGACAGACAGGGAACAAATTAGTTCTGCCTAGAGATCATGGCAAGACCCAAAAATCGGCATGTGCTAGAGGCAGGGACACGAGGAGCCTGGTAACCGGCGTTCACCTTCGCTTCCACCAGGCCCTGGGACCGGCAGCTTCCTCCCCTGGGCTGGATTTGTgctaagggaggcagagctgcaggtccTGGCTAGCGGCGAACCTGGCCCAGGCAGAGGCAGTGCAGCCATGTGGCAGGAGCAGGTGGGCTCAGCCCACCTCTGGCACTGTGTAGTTCTGGGCACTGCCACCTCTGCCCTGGACCTGCCATGTAACTTCCGGGAAGTGACTTCCCCTGCGGAGGCCTCTTTGTTCCCCTCTGTAAAGTAGGGATCGTTCCAGGAACGTGGAACTCGACCCATGGGCCACACAGCAAGGGCTGCACTGGCACCTCCCCCACcgctctgccaatgccccacaCTCCCCACCTGCAGCACATGCACCCCTGGGATACCCTAGTACACGCAGCTCTGCTCATGGgcctccatcccaccccccttTGCCAAGCCGCATGTGCCTAGAGCTcccctgccaggccagggctgcccaCGTCTCCCCCAGGTGCCTGTGCTATGCCAGGGGCCggtgcccctctgagctgggcccCTCCCTGGATCTCTCCCGCCCACCCCTCATCCAAAAACTGCAGCACCTGAGCTGCTCTCATGAGAGACAGTTCTGGTTACTATAGCAACTCCTAAATCGGGGCCTGGCCTGCTCCTGGAGTgactggctggggcaggagctgacGGTCTGGAGGCCCAGGAGGAagagatgggggctggggggctgggcctaCTGGAATCCCGCTGCAGGGTTACCCCGGCACTTGGCATATTTGCATTTCACAAGCCCCCACCCTCTGTGTGTTGGCAGAAATCCCACAGCCAcagccagcctccctgcccctgcccctgcctgcatctCCCCTGAATATTTCATGGGCTTCCACAGGAGCCCAGCCGAGCAGAAGGAGGATATTGATTTTGGACTTTGCCGTTTGCGTTGAGAGCTCAGGGCCGGCGCCTTCCCGCCAGCCCTGCAGGCTGGGCTTGGAGGAGAGGGAAGCTCCTCCTGCAGCCCCGTCCGGGTCGCCTCCCTCTAGGCCCCCAAGCACAGCACAGCAGCGCAGGGCACCGGGCATGGGCACGCCTCGCGGCTTGTCCCTGCAGGGCTCGTGGGAACCTGGCAGTGCTCCTGTGCAAACATGTTGGTGAATTATGGTCGACCCCTCGTCCCCCGCAGAGGGGTGGTAGTTGGGGGGGTCTCCCCTGCAGTTACGCAGGAGCTGGGCCTAAGGGGCTGTACCCCAGGGCAGAGGGTCCACCCGGCTGTTGTACTGCAGGCTGACAGCAGGGGGCACAGCACtttcaccacctccctgggggaccccagctGACTCCAGGGatgaagtttgcccaccccggctgGGGAGAGGCTGGTGCAGGGATCTGCTCCGAGCGGGCAGGTTTGCCGTGCTGTCTCTGCTCCAGGCTTGGCAGCAAAGGGGGCAGAGGGAGCCCGCGCGTCTGGGGCAGGACTGTTCCATGCTCAGGCCTGAGCCCACCCTCTGTGGCCACGCATTGCCCAGGTAAGACGTCACGCAGCCACGGAGCAGAGCCCCTGGCCAGCAGCGGGGTCAGCAAAAGAAACCAACATGCACAGGGGTGGAGAGGGCAGTGCCAGGGACACGCATgcttctgtacacacacacacacacacacaatcccggCTGTGTGTGCAGCCACGTACACGCATGCAGCCTGCTATGGGTGATTGTGCTCACACACAGACGTATCCATTCCCCCTTGCACACCCTCCTCCCACCTTCCCTCTCTGCCTCCACCAGCTCCCCCGACTCACGCTCTGGTCATCGTCCTCGCTCCTCATGTGGTCTGCAATGAAGCGCACCCCATCTACCGCCTCCTCCACCCCGCAACAgcactgctggctgggtgccggggcctgcccctgctgctcccgGTAGCCATTGGCGCTGTCAGCTGCCTCGGTGACCTGCCGGCCGCCCCCCATGCCAAACTTCGTGATGGTGGCCTGGTTGGCAAAGCAGGTGCAGGAGCGGGCGCTCTCCCTCAAGAAGAagctgctgctggtgtgctgGTTCTGCCGGCGCTGGCGCAGCCGCTGGCGGGCACAGTTCTGGCGCGGCTGCTTCATGAAGAGGACGGTGGGCAGCTTGTCCAGGAAGACCACCTTGACCCAGGGCGGCATAGTGTGGGTGGTGGGTGAGCGGTGGTGCACGTTGAGCACACACACGCTGGTGACGATGGAGAAGGTCACCAGCACCATGGTGAACATCAGGTACTTGCCCACCAGCGGCACGTCCAGCGAGGTGGGCGGCACGATCTTGGAGATGAGCAGCAGGAAGACGGTGAGGGCCAGCAGCACGGAGATGCAGAGCGTCATCTTCTCGCCGCAGTCAGAGGGCAGGTAGAAGACCAGGATGGCCAGCGAGGTGATGAGGATGCAGGGGATGATGAGGTTGATGGTGTAGAAGAGCGGCTTGCGGCGGATGATGAAGTCGTAGGTGATGTCCACATAGGTGGAGTCGTCAGGGTTCTCGTTCCGCCGCCCCGGCAGGGCGATGATGTCCCACTCACCGCTGGGCGTGAAGTCATCCAGGCTGGCCACGTCGCTCTTCAACACCAGGTCGATCTCCGTCCGGTCGTAGGTCCACGAGCGGAATTTCATGGTGCAGTTCTGCTGGTCGAACGGGAAGTGCCTGACCTCGATCTTGCAGGCGCTCTTGTAGATGGCCGGGGGCAGCCAGAATATGCTGCCGTCGTAGGAGACGACCGCGTTGGAGTAAAAGGAGACCTCGTACGTCCCGTCGGcactgggggcaggagaagggccgTGAGGCGGCAGGGCTCTCTCGCCCCACCAGGACTGTTCTGCCCAGCAGAGCCAGGCTTCATCTCCCCAGGCAGCAGCCGCCAGGAGCTGGGGATAGGAGTGGAAAACACCCAGCTGGGTTCGCAGCTCCTCTGTGAGTCTGAGCGGAGCCGCTGGGATCTGGGACGGCTGGGAGTGGGGGAACAAgatgctgcctctgcccagccctgaggctCCCCCACAGATCAGGCCAAGTCCACTCTGGGCAGAACCCTCAGCCAAAGCGAGTGGGCCCAGAGGCTGGAGCCGCTGGgggacaggggtcctggggggtggCACCTACTTGTTGTAGAGGACGACGTCCGGCAGCCAGATGTGCTTGGAGGGCAGGCGCACCTTCCGCATGTTGTCAAAGTCCCCTGGTTTCCAGGTGAGACGGTAATCCTCCCACTCCTGCGGAGAGCATGGCACGGCCTCAGCACCGGCTCGGCCCGATCCCTGCCGCCCAACAACCCAGGCCTGGCCCCTGCCGCCCAACCGGCCATGCCCTGCCCCTGCATCCCAAtcagccctggctctggccctgcGCCTGCCGCCCAACCGGCCATGCCCggcccctgccacccaactgGTCCTGCTCCAACTGCCACCcaaccggcccggcccagcccctgccGCCCAACCAGCCCTGTCCCTACATCCcaaccggcccggcccggcccagcccagcgcCGGACCCTGCCACCCAACCATCCCTGCCCCTGCCGCCCAACCGGCCATGCCCGGCCCCTACATCCCAACCGGTCCTGCCCTTGCTCCTACGACCcaaccagcccagcccctgccgcCCAACCAGCCATGCCAGGCTCTGCTGGGCCCCACGCCAGGCGTCTCACCTGTGTCAGCCACACGTTGGTCGTCATGATCTGTTCCCTCTCATGCTGCAAACAGGACCGAGGCGGCGTTAGTAGGGtcgggggcagagggcagggctggggctggccgcTATGGGCAGGGACAGCCAGGCAGAGAGCTCAGAGAGGTCAAACCGTATTCCCTCCCCCCACGTGGGTAGCTCAGCAGCAGCCACAGGTGCAGCCCGGCCCCCAGCGCCCCACAGCAGCACCAGAGCCACttgtgctggctgggcaggggcgGTGTCAGGAGGGGATTTGCTCTATGGGGCTGTTctggcagcagagctgggccagacccAGACCCTTGAGCATGCATGTACCTGCATGCAAAGCACGAGTGTGAACAGGGAGCCAGTGTCTCCCTGCACGTGGGGTTGCACATGCACTGGTGTGTCCCTATGTGGTGGGTTTACACACGTGCCTGTCTGGGAGTGTTTGCAGCCCATGACTGGTGTGAGGGACTGATGCTCAGCACAGCCCAGGAAACCCCTTGtgcccagcctcccctcccacccccaagcacCTTCACCCCTCCAGTACCTGGTCTCTGCCCAGGGCAGCAGGTGCAAGCCCCCCACCGTGCTGCAGACCCAGCAAACTCACCACGCTGATGAGCTGAGCCAGCGACACCATGAGCTGCACGGTCACCAGCTCCGAGCCATTGGTGGCCGGGCGGATCAGCTTGTTGTAGCGGGACGGGTCCAGGAGGTGCTCAACCAGCCGCTCCTCCGTGTCGGTGCCCAGGCTTCCTGAGGGCAAGGGGGGGATCAAGGGGTGAGACCCCAGCACCCACACAGCACCTcttccagcctggcctgccccacaccccactgggtcctgccagtgggagctgagccgCTGCTCTGGCCCCAAATATTCCTTCcacaccagctcccagctgtggcgtCTGGAGAAGGGTCCAGCGAGGGAGCGGCTGTTGGAATGCCACCACCAGCTCCGAGATGGGCTCGtctggggtcccggggggcctaGCGCCTGGCTTGCCCAGCCCAGCATGGGGGGGGGAATCCCAGATCAGTCTGAGTGCAATGGCCAGACCCCCGCTGCCCCAGGGGACAGGACCCCCgccaagtgctcagcactgccctcGGGCCCCTGCCAGACGGGCAGCCCGGACAATAACACTCACCTGGCTGTTCCCAGGGAGGGTTTGTTCCAACTATGGGGgcctgtcatggagtgtgggggagtcaaggccctgcacccccacttcctgccattcaccgggactctcagccagccagtaacccagaaggtttattagatgacaggaacacagtcccaagcagggcttgtaggtacaaccaggacccctcagccaggtccctctggggcaaggagcttagaccccagacttggggttccctgcctcttcccagccagccccaaactgaaaccaaaaacccctccagctGACTCActccctttgtccagcttcccgggcaaaggtgtcgactcccccccccccccgctcaggTTACAGACTCAGGtaccgtccctcacctaaagtcatcccctgctctcccatcccccacgcaGACAGCCCCAGTAAAACTAAATGACATTCCCAGGTCAGTCTACCCCGcaccctactgcatcacagggcCCTTCAGCCCTTCTCGGGGCACAGCcccctcatcaccagccccactcagggaGGGCCGGACGTGGAGGGTCTGAGTGGTTTTCAGTGAGCAGCAGGGTTTGaccctggtgtcctggccaaatctCAGTGTGGGGTGTGACATTCACCCTCCCTAAACTGCCCCAACAGGCTCCCATAGATACGGGATTTGCTTTTCCTGTCAAACTCTTGGCAGCATTGCTGTGGGGCTGTTAAACAGCCTGCACAcctcaccccagaggcagctgcaggtcGGTGCCGGGCAAGGaatccctgtataaccagcccctgcactcaccccagaggcagctgcatctcggTGCCAGGCGAGGTATCCCTGTATAGCCAGCCCCTGCAcctcaccccagaggcagctgcatctcggTGCCGGGCGAGGAATCCCTGTATAGCCAGCCCCTGCAcctcaccccagaggcagctgcagctcGGTGCCAGGCGAGGAATCCCCGTATAGCCAGCCCCTGCACCtcaccccagaggcggctgcatcttGGTGCTGGATGAGGaatccctgtataaccagcccctgcacctcaccccagaggcagctgcagctcGGTGCCGGACGAGGAATCTCTGTATAACCAGCCCCTACACCTCACCCCAGAGGCAGTTGCATCTTGGTGCTTGGTGAGGAATTCTTGTATAACGGCCACAGCAcctcaccccagaggcagctgcatctcggTGCCAGGCGAGGAATCCTTGTATAACCAGCCCCCGCAcctcaccccagagatggctgcatcttgGTGCTGGGTGAGCAGTTCCCTCTCTCAGTCTGTAAAGCAGTTTGGGGTGAAAGGGGTGTTAGAAACGTGACCTATTCATATAACTGCAGTACTGGGTCCTGCAGCtaagacagacacacagagaggAAGCAGACCTACAGACAGACAGCAAGAAATGGGGCTTATTCTACAGCcccccagcttttcccctgccctcCGGTCCCACATACCACCAGcgcctggggtcagagccccatggCTGGGAATACCCGCCCACATGTGCACACGGATCCCGGCCCATCAGCCCCCATTCTCCTGTCTGAGCCAGGCCGGAGCCCTGGCTCCTCGGGACgttcatccccagagcagctcGGTGCCTGCCCGCCCACCCGTCCTTGGGGATGAAGGCGCTGGTGACTGACAGGCTGCTTCAAAGGGCCTGTAATGAGCCTTGCCCATGGGGTCAGGGCCTGCGGAGGATTCTGGGGCTGGCACTCGGGCACCGTCTCATCTTGCTTCCTCCTGGGCGCCGCTGATAGCTCTGTGCTCATGGGCCCTCTGCCCCTCATTACGCGCTGCCTTTGTAGCCAGCCCAGCAGCCGGCTCCATCCTTATCACTAATCACCAAGGAGCcaagcccagctggagcagggttaCACCGTGGGGGATTTGGCCCAGTGAGTGCAGCTCACCACGGGCAGGGGGGATGCCAGGCTGAGCGCCAGGCAGGGCGGAGGCCTCATGCCGCTGatgtcccccctgccccagttctgagCCTCAgcgagtgggggctgctgggggaggggaacatgCGGGGGGGGTGAGTGCCTGGTGGGGAGGGCCCAGCTGCAGGGGTGCTTGGGCCAGGTGCCGGCTCTGCTCCGGAGGCTGCCCTGTGCTCAGCCCCATGCTCAGCcgcaccctcccacttccctgggccTGTGGGTTTATTCCCTTGCTCCCATGTCCAGGGCTCTGCAGCCCCAGACGCCTccctgggctggtgcaggggtgTGACCATCTGTCCGTCCATGCACCACCCTTGGCACTCCCCTGTTCTGAGCCCTGTCGCCAACTGAGCAactgctccaccctgccccacgTGGGGCTGAGGGGGCCGGTCTCATCAGCCTGCTGGGTCCCggccagggaaggggagaggaaggcagagcaggggcccgccccagccagggctccagcGCTGCCCTGCCTTGGTGCCTGTCACTctgcatcccccacccccccttgtcCCAGTCCTGGCAGCAGACTCACTGCTTGTCACTGTCAATCAGCCGCTCCTCCTGCCTCACCCCCAGGATCTGCcccagccgctgctgcagctgaATCCCTGCCAGGCTgcaaggggagcagtgactgccaAGTTTCAAAATAACCCCTCTCAACCAGGGGGGCACAGAGCTCGCTCTGGGGCTGGCGGGCGAGTGCAGGGCTGCAGGTAAGACCCAGCACCCGCTGCACTAGAGACACCTCTTCCCCTTGCTGCTAGAGGGCATGGCAGCTCAGCGGGGGCAGCAGGGCGAGCTCCCGGGCCCAAGAGCTGAGCAGTGGCAGGGAGGgatgcagctctgggcagggctgggagctggagggaatGGCTGCACCATGTGTAGATCTGAAAGCATGTGGCACAGGAGGCCAGTatcattttataggtggggaaactgaggcacagagacagtaagtgacttgccccaggtccctcagcAGAGCCAGGCATGGAACACCCTCCCCACCACATCTTCTGAGTGCCGGGCCAGGCCACTAAACCACAGGGCCCCTCCCCTTCCAGCTGACACCCCGGTCCAAGCCTTGGCACGGCTCGGctcagctgcccccaccccactggctaacGCTCCCTCACGCTCCCCTCTGAAGCCAGGGCACAACACCCGCGTTTCCTGACAGTGTAACCGCGTCTCTGCgccggggctcaggcaggctgcaaaGGGCAGCGAGGGCTTGAGTCCGAGAGCTCTGAAATATCGATCCAGGCACAACGCCAACCCCGAAAGTGCAGTTTCCAGGCAGAGACCGGGGAGGGGCACAGAAACAAGCTACGGTCCACAAACTCGTTTTTCTGCCAGCGCTGACTGGAGCTCGGAAATATGGGGCTGATCTGTGAGAGGCTGAGGATCAGGactgggacatggggcctttacCCTGTAGGGGTCATCGGCTCCGATCCAGCCCCggggtggggactggctggctcagggggcagggaatgggacacggggcctttcccctgtagggGTCACTGACTCCGAGTCATAAAGTGGGTGGAAATGCCCTGCTCAGAATCACACTCCCCCGTGTGGGGCTCTGCACCTCCCCAGCCAAGCCCCTAGCAGGGGGGTGGATCGGGGCATGGCTGAGCGCACTGCACACTGGCTAGTCTCTGCTTCCAGGGGAAGCTGAGCAGAAGAGCCTTGAGGCTGCTCTTACTTCTGCCTAAAGCCACCTCCCCCCGCCAGGAACAGGGCCACTGAGAATtgagccctgcctgcccaggCCAGCCGAGGAGGAGACACTGCCGGAGCCACCCACGCCCCAGGCCGAGGGGCAGAGGGTAAACCCACCCGGGAAGGGGCGAGAGATGGAGCGAGGCTAAGTGGCTGCAGCCAAACACACAGGGGCTGTCTGAGGACCCAGCCCTGTTCCAGCCACACTCCCCCCCGCCAGTGTTGCCAGCTGGGGTAGAAGAGAGGGTAAATGAGGGACAGTGGGACCTTTGGGGGGCCTAGGGAGCCCTGCCCCCCGGCAGTGTCTCAGCTGGGCCCTTCCCGAGTGAGTCGGCTTCTCCCGTGTGGGGCCATGTTGTGTCACACGAAGAGGCCGGTCCCATGTGGGGCCGTGTTGTGTCACACGACAGGGCCGGTCCCGCGTGAGGCCGTGTTGTGTCACATGACAGGGCCGGGCCCGCGTGAGGCCGTGTTGTGTCACACGACAGGGCCGGTCCCGCGTGGGGCTGTGTTGTGTCACACGACAGGGCCGGTCCCGCGTGAGGCCGTGTTGTGTCACACGACAGGGCTGGTCCCGCGTGAGGCCGTGTTGTGTCACACGACAGGGCTGGTCCCGCGTGAGGCCGTGTTGTGTCATACGACAGGGCTGGTCCCGCGTGAGGCCGTGTTGTGTCATACGACAGGGCTGGTCCCGCGTGAGGCCGTGTTGTGTCATACGACAGGGCTGGTCCCGCGCGAGGCCGTGTTGTGTCACATGACAGGGCCGGGCCCGCGTGAGGCCGTGTTGTGTCACATGAAAGGGCCAGTCCAGTGTGGGGCCGTGTTTGTCACATGAAGGGGCCGGTCACACGTGGGGCCGTGTTGTGTCACACGACAGGGCCGGTCCTGCGTGGGGCTGTGTTGTGTCACACGACAGGGCCGGTCCCGCGTGGGGCTGTGTTGTGTCACACGACAGGGCTGGTCCCGCGTGGGGCCGTGTTGTGTCACATGAAAGGGCCAGTCCAGTGTGGGGCCGTGTTTGTCACATGAAGGGGCCGGTCGCACGTGGGGCCGTGTTGTGTCACACAAAGGGGCCGGGCCTGCGAGGCAGCTGGTCCCCCCAAAGCCAggctgcaggatggggctcaCAGAGGGAAGCAGCAGGTGCAGAACGAAGACCAGCCTCATGAGCTTTGCCCTCTCCCACAGCAAGGTGCCACTTTTCCTAGCCCTCCCCCAAGTGCCTCTGGAAGCTCCTCCCCGAGCCGGAGCTTTGGTCCCAAGTGTCAAACTCCAGGAGATAAATGgcaccagaagctcccattgATCCGAGGAAGGAACAGAAAcctcagcagagctgggagggccTTGCTGGTGCAGTGGCATTCAGCAGGGAGGAAGCTGATATTGCTCAACcctgcccttgttgctgccagcctGCAAATCGCTTGAGAAGCAGATGTGGTTTTGCAGAAGAAAAGGCTGGTCCGTGAACTAGGGCCAAGCAGGAAGGACACGGTGTGAGACTGGGCGTATTTCAGCCAAGGGCCTCTCCAGGCTGCTTTGGGGGTCGCCGGGTCCCCAGGGCTCCTGgttgctggctgctgcagctaaGCTAAAAGTTTCCATTGGTTACAAAAGGGTTTGGCGTTTCCTTAGTCTGTGtccttcaaaccacaatttgaggacttcaataactcagtcctgggttaggggtttgttatagaagtggaggggtagggttctgtggcctgctttgtgcaggaggtcagactagatgatcacattggtcccttctgaccttaaagtctatgagtctatgagtcagctGCAGCTCAGAGCAAGGGGAATCTCCCTCCTGGGCTTAATTGCCAAGGTGTGAAATAATCTAATCACGCAgagtcccagctgcagcccctggcccagcTGCCTCACAGCCCTTCACGCTTCCAAGACGAATTGTGTCCTTCCGCTCTACTGCGTATTGAGAACTGAAACCCCGAGAGCCTCTCTGGCCCCTGCAGCACATTTCTGTAAGTACACGCTTCACAGCAGCAGCCTCAGAccaaattccccctcccctctgcactgtGGTGCTAGTtcgctgctgctctctgccccagACACAGCCGCATTTAACGTTCTTGGCGACCCTTTGGGCTGTGATGCTGGAGGAACTCCGTTTCACAGAGGTGGGGTGAAGGTCACTTCCACATCCATCGTCTCACTTCAGAAATGAGCTGCAAGTGCAGCTGCTTCTCGGAGAACAGTTCCGTTGAGCACTGCCGGCCTGCGCAGCACTTGGCAATGAATTAACCCCACATGCCCAGGAGGGCGCCACTCTCCTGAGGGGGAACAAGGCAGCAGCTCCCGGGGCCGTGGCTGTAGCACCAGCCTGTGCTCTTTGACCAGCACTATGCTAAAGCCACTGGGGGCTTTTTCCTGGACTGCAGCGGACTTTGGATCAGCCCCACTAAGCCAGGCAAGAATCCAGCCTCCAGCAATGGTGCAaggagcccccagccctgggaaCCAGCGACAAGGCCTGGGGTGGAAGGAAGTGGGGTCAATCCAGCCACCCACCACCCACCGGAATTGCCATCCCCCACCAGCCTAGCTCACTCGCCTGTCAGCCGCAGTGCTGAGGCCCAAGGCGCAAGGCACCCCACGAGGTGTGGGGGGAGTTTCCCAAAGGCAAAGAACATTTTCCCTGCCCCCGTCAGCAAGCGGGTGGCTCATGCAAAAGAGTTTAGGGCCATTCTGCACTATTTTTATCCTGGCTAATGTAACGGCAGCTGCTGTCATCATGCAATGCAGTGTCCAATCCTGCTAAACATTCCAGCGTGGTTATatcttgtggcaaggagttccacaggctataTCTGCATTGTGAAAAAAGCTTTCGTCTCTCAGTTTTACATTTCCAGCCGGTCAATTCCaagtgcatgcatgtgtgtgttcacACCTAGCCCCACACACCTGGGGCTCAGGTTTCTAGCAGCTGCTTTGGTCACAGCTGGGGAGTGCTGCGTGTTAGACACCTATGAGGAAGCTGCCCAGACAATGAagatgcacatgtgcacacacaattGATGTCCAGCCGGAAGAGCGTTTAGCACTGCAAGATATAACCTGCTCTGGGAGTGTAACCAAACCTCTGTCTCTGCTACAGCACAAGGCAGCCAGGGATGACTCAGGTACGGAAATCATTGAATTCAAAGTCGGCCCTGTATGGGGAGCTCCCCGGCAACCTGGGCCCGGCAGGGCTTGTCAGtaactttttctctctgtgtggcCTGACGGCTGGATGCCTGCGACGTGTCACCACAGTTGACACAAAGCCCCCCTGTCACCGCTGGGGTGCCCAAGCTCAGCAGCTCCAGCTCTGTGACTAATGGGAGTCAGGGCAGTAAATCATGCTGAGCAGCCAGCATGGTGCAGAAAAGCTGGGGGAAGGGCACTGAGCCGGGGGGACATGTCTGGGGCTGAGCACCACCTGGTTCGCACTGCACCACCCTGCACTGCAAGAGCTACAGCTAGAGTCTGCCTCTGGCACAACGTGAGGCCCAaacagtgtctgtctgtctgtctggcaaATCTCCATTCACCGCAGCCCCTGTCTGTCTGGCGGCAGCCCGTGCTGTGGGACCTGAGCACTATTTCCATCTGAAGTGGGAGGTGGGATCTGGAAGTGCCTGGCTAACAAGGGAGATTTGACTTTTTCTAATCTCCCTTGTTCCTCTGGAATTAACATGATCTCGCGCCTAACTGAACAGAGCCAGCCTGCTGCTGATTGTTACCTAGGGTGAGCGTGAGTGTGTctggggtgagtgtgtgtgtgtgtgtgtgtgtgtgtgtgtgtgtgtgtggtgaatgtgtcaggtgtgtgtgtgtgtatgtgtgtggtgagagtgtctggtgtgtgtgtgtgtgt
The genomic region above belongs to Gopherus evgoodei ecotype Sinaloan lineage chromosome 24, rGopEvg1_v1.p, whole genome shotgun sequence and contains:
- the CHRNB2 gene encoding neuronal acetylcholine receptor subunit beta-2 — translated: MQPPPAPMASLLRLCLLGLLARSLGTDTEERLVEHLLDPSRYNKLIRPATNGSELVTVQLMVSLAQLISVHEREQIMTTNVWLTQEWEDYRLTWKPGDFDNMRKVRLPSKHIWLPDVVLYNNADGTYEVSFYSNAVVSYDGSIFWLPPAIYKSACKIEVRHFPFDQQNCTMKFRSWTYDRTEIDLVLKSDVASLDDFTPSGEWDIIALPGRRNENPDDSTYVDITYDFIIRRKPLFYTINLIIPCILITSLAILVFYLPSDCGEKMTLCISVLLALTVFLLLISKIVPPTSLDVPLVGKYLMFTMVLVTFSIVTSVCVLNVHHRSPTTHTMPPWVKVVFLDKLPTVLFMKQPRQNCARQRLRQRRQNQHTSSSFFLRESARSCTCFANQATITKFGMGGGRQVTEAADSANGYREQQGQAPAPSQQCCCGVEEAVDGVRFIADHMRSEDDDQSVSEDWKYVAMVIDRLFLWIFVFVCVFGTIGMFLQPLFQNYATNSLLQLNHGPPSSK